Proteins from one Carcharodon carcharias isolate sCarCar2 chromosome 19, sCarCar2.pri, whole genome shotgun sequence genomic window:
- the LOC121291290 gene encoding probable G-protein coupled receptor 139, with translation MGRAPILYLKEIGYPIVAVFGIPATLMTAVILSQGKCGLSKGITRYMVAMAISNLLVIIFHVVVQEILAYYFPYSFVTQSSICPSHAYLKMVTMDYSVWLTISFTFDRFISICCQKLRHRYCTERNAVVVIVSICVLSIIKFIPCHFMYEPRFMIDNTWWGCKAKSAYFTSVGWMAFSWVISLSIALLPFFLILLLNGLTARHILVTSRVRRALKGLGSGQNQSDDEIDNRQKSIILLFAVSGSYILFWMTISVTFLSTRIAANGFVQSYSNPSYIANEVGMFLMHIATSVNTCVYGMTQRKFREEVKKVVKYSLTPFSKLIKLKLQLPRSQTGK, from the coding sequence CGACCCTGATGACAGCTGTGATCCTGTCCCAGGGAAAGTGCGGTCTCTCCAAAGGAATCACTCGTTACATGGTGGCGATGGCAATTTCAAACCTGCTGGTAATAATCTTCCATGTGGTGGTACAAGAAATCCTTGCTTATTATTTTCCCTATTCATTCGTAACCCAATCTTCAATCTGCCCTTCACATGCCTACCTGAAAATGGTTACTATGGATTACTCTGTCTGGTTAACAATATCGTTCACCTTTGACCGTTTCATCAGCATATGCTGTCAGAAGTTGAGACACAGATATTGCACCGAGAGAAATGCAGTTGTTGTAATTGTGTCCATTTGTGTGCTCAGCATTATAAAGTTCATCCCCTGCCACTTCATGTATGAGCCCAGGTTTATGATTGACAATACATGGTGGGGTTGCAAGGCCAAGTCGGCCTATTTTACTTCTGTGGGATGGATGGCTTTCTCTTGGGTTATCAGTCTCTCTATTGCACTGCTCCCTTTCTTCCTCATCTTGCTGCTCAATGGGCTTACCGCCAGGCACATCCTTGTGACCAGCCGGGTCCGCCGAGCCTTGAAAGGACTGGGCAGTGGCCAGAACCAGAGTGATGATGAGATAGACAATCGGCAAAAATCCATCATCTTACTCTTCGCTGTGTCTGGCAGTTATATACTATTCTGGATGACAATATCAGTGACTTTTCTGAGTACTCGAATTGCTGCCAATGGTTTTGTCCAAAGCTACTCAAATCCTTCATACATCGCCAATGAGGTTGGAATGTTCCTCATGCACATAGCTACCTCTGTAAACACTTGTGTTTATGGAATGACGCAGAGAAAattcagagaggaggtgaaaaaaGTAGTTAAATATTCGTTAACTCCATTTAGTAAATTAATTAAGTTGAAGTTACAACTGCCTAGATCCCAGACCGGAAAATAA